The Apium graveolens cultivar Ventura chromosome 3, ASM990537v1, whole genome shotgun sequence sequence TTATGTGACCGTTGGGGCCCTTTGGCAAGACAAGAGTAACGGTTAGTATAATCATCCGTAAGAAAATAAACCTCCACTTTCTTGTAATAATAAGTAACTCCACTTCTAGTGTTGTTTAATTTGCAAAACCCAACACAAATTTGAAACTGGAGTAGTTCCAATGGGTTGTGCATCTTCAAAAATGTTTAAGAAAGATCTCAAACGAGATATTATTCACTTTGAAAATGCCCCAAATTGTCCTAACCATGTTGTTTCTCTCACTTCATCCACTTATGGTGCTCTCAATCTTGACAAAGATCCCTTGCCTCAACAGCAATGTGTGACTGTGGTTCAACCTAGGAAGTCTTTGTCGCGACAAGAGCCCGAGATTATTAATGCTTGGGAGTTGATGGAAGGGCTTGAAGAAGGGGCTCCCATTGCTATTCAACCCAAGAAAAGTAGTCCTAAACCCAGGGCTTTTCTTCGCGGGTTTGCTGATTTGGATGTCAAAAGTCCTTTGAAGTTCTTGAATCAGATTGGTTCACCGAAGAGTGGTAAGAGGTCCGTTGGGAAAGAGAATAAGGGGCATGGTAATGGTATTGCACGGTGGGATTGTAGTCCTAAAAGGGCGTTAAAGCAGAGTAATGTATTGGAGAGTTCGAGGAAGAATTCACCGAGTATTAGGCTTCCGGTGAAATGTGATATGTCCAAGTTGGATCTTGGGGGGGTTTCGTTTAGGAGGAGGAGTTTGAGTCCACTGTTTGATCCGGAAAATGTTGATCCTGGTAAAGGAGAGGAAAAGATCAAGAAAATGGTGACTGAATCTGCCTCATCTTGGAAGGCTAAAAATTCAGAGGATTCGGAGAGTATTCTTCAAGTGTTTGATAAAATCTGCCCGCCTGGTGGTGAAAATGCGGTTGTCATTTACACGACAACACTGCGAGGAATTAGGAAGACATTTGAGGATTGCAACATTGTCAGGTCTATCATCGAGTCGCATCATGTTCAGATGTTTGAGCGTGATGTGTCAATGGACTCTGGGTTTAAAGAGGAACTGAGAGGACTAATGGAGACAAAGCAAGTGAAAGTTCCGGTTGTGTTTGTTAAAGGGAGACTGGTAGGTGGAGCTGATGAAATATTAAAGCTGGATGAGGAGGGGAAACTCGGATTACTGCTTGATCGGATACCAAGGGCAGGCGTTGGTTGCCAAGGGTGCAGTGGAGTGAGGTTTGTGATGTGTGTCAAGTGCAATGGGAGTTGTAAACTGTTCAATGAAGATGGGAGGAAAACCCTGAAGTGCGATGAGTGCAATGAGAATGGGTTGATTCAGTGCCCCATTTGTTGTTGATTTGGGAGATGAGTTTTCTGATTTCCCCGCTCACTGTCAATTTGGTTCCTGCTTGTAGTTATTAGTTCTCAGTTAGACCCCCATTGTGAGTGCTTTTGGATGTTACTTTGATTCATTGATTGAATGATCTGATTGTTGTTTGACCTTAATGAACAACTGGGTGTAAATTATGCGTATTGTTTCTTAACTATGGAAATTGAAAATTTGCTGATAGATTCCATTGTGCTTTggtgatttatttttataatttgttttgGCAATTTTCTTTGGTCCATCTTTAGTAGTTACAAGTCAAATGCTATTGTAGTGCTTTTCGGTATTTATTTCAGTGAACTGCTTAAGATAGGATGAAAGGATACATCTACTGCTGTGTAAGACTCCTATATTTTTTTAATCACTATAACGTCGTGTGCACAAACAAAGCTCGACTTGATCTATGAACTAGTTATCCTGTAGTATAGGCCAAAGGAATGTACTATTGACTGAATATAATTGCCTCATATTACTTTAGAAGCTGCAACATCCTTTACCATTTTTTTCTGCAGGCAGTGAAATCCTATAGCCAATTAGCCGTCGACACTCTTAAATATTGCAATTGCAAATATATATGTAGTATAAGAAGTTGATGATAAAACGGAGCTAACTGCTTAACATAACTCGTTAGCTAAAATCAAATCCCCAAATCAGAAGTTATAACTTAACTTCGATCACAACACTGAAGATTAAGAATTATGCTAAGCAATGAAAATTTAAATACCAGAACATTCTAAATTTGATGAACAATTGTTGCCTTCCACAATTTTGTCAGGTAAATATCCTTGAAGGCTATACAGATTATTAGTACGGATTATAACGGTTTCGACCATAGCTGCCACTGTCACGCCTTCCACCGCTGGAGCTTCCACTCCCACTTCTTCCTCCACTCCTTCCACTGCTGGAGCTTCCACTCCCACTTCTTCCCCCGCCTCCACTTCGACCACCTCTTTGTTGTTGTGGAGGTGGTGGACTACTATAAGGTTGTGCTCCTGGTTGCTGCCTGTAAAAGTAACCAACTTCATTAATTTTGTTTGCTTAATTGAACACAGAAAAAAGCACACAAGTTAGGCAAACAAAAATGCCACCGGAAATTCATTAGTTGACGCATTAGTTTTGTACACCCTGTTTTGCAAAATATGCTACTTTTGATATATCAGTCAAGACGATCATCAGTTGTCAAAGTCAGCAGTCTAATCTCTATCAGTTGTCAAAGTCAGCAGTCTAATCTCTATCAGTTGTCAATTATAAGCACACATTAATAGTTGCAAGTCTTCATGGTTATTTATATAAAGCTAAATGTACTTGTCCCAAGCAGTGTCAATTCTCCACCTAACAAATTGGTGACCAAGTGGTCTAGAAATTTAGAAACAATTTCAAGATCGAAGTTCAACAGTTAAAAAACTAAGATGATGAATCAATACAAATTTTCATAATTGAGAAGTCTGGAAGTAAAACACTTACAAAACATATCCAATTCTTCCATCTGGGAGAAGCATAGGCATCATTGCCATGCCAGGTGTGGCTCCCCGTCCATATACCAGAGGCTACAGAGATACAACATTACATCAGCACCATATAAAATCCAGGCAGTAACTTTGTAAACCAGAGAAATAAAGATGTCATTTAGATATGTAAAAAGTCATTGCTTCTTTTGATCAAAAAAATCATTGCTTCTTGTACTCTCACTTGATGGTACCCCTAGAGCCCCATTCATAAACACATGAATGATGGAAGATTGGAAGTACAAACTGTTAAATTATAATGTAGACGTCTAATAGCAAGCACTTTTTGCAACATCAAATTTATTATACAGTAAATCCTCAAATAATCACTACACAACAAAATTAAtattgaaaaaaatatatattgagAAGATACAAAGTATGTCAAGAGAAAAAACTCTACCTGCCCAAATCCTGCACCGCCATATCCAGCACTAAGAGCACCATAGGCACCCCCAACTAACCCATAACCAACAGGAGGCTGGTAACTAGGAAGCAAGGCTGCTTTTGAAGAACTTGAAAATCCGGATGACCTCTGATCTGCTTGAGGCTTGGCAAGAGAGCACTCCAACACTTGGCCTAGAAAAATAAATTCCATAGTCATCATTGCTTATTCATTTTCAAGTATTACAATCCCAATTGCAAGTAACAAGAACCATGACATACCTTCTAACTCATACTTCTCGGTGTTCTTTAAAGCCTTCAGGGCACTTGACCTGTCTGCAAAGTGAACAAAACCAAATCTGCTCTTTTCTTGTCCAGCCTTTGCAGGGGGGAGAACTACTTTTGTAATCTTCCCATGGTGCTCAAAGATATCTTTTAACTGATCCTGGGTGATGTTTTTGGGTAAATTCTTCACGTACACTGCTTTAACCTGCAGTACCAGCCAAAACAAATTACAACCATATTTCTAAAAGCCAACAAGTGGCATTTGTTATGTTTGGAAAACTACAAAAACAGACTCTGGTGTTCAATTCCATATAATATACAACATTAGGCCACCACAATTAAAACATGGGAGCTTAATTTTGATAACTTGTAAGTTATAACTACCACAAATTCTGTGAGCCATGGTTATCACGGGCCAAGTCGAGCCTCAACACCCGAGTACCTTCGAGAAGACTAGTTGACAAGTCGCTCGACTAGTCGACAAAGCGTTGATTGTACATATACTTACTAgatttaatatatattatataaccAAACACGCCAATCCCATtatttaaatcaaaagaaatagaatagtaAGCTCAAATAAGCATAGTTACTACATAATAACATGCATATTCCAAATATCAAACACATGCAAGCAAATAAAGACATAGGTATGATGAATATCAAGCAAAGCTATC is a genomic window containing:
- the LOC141711857 gene encoding uncharacterized protein At3g28850, with product MGCASSKMFKKDLKRDIIHFENAPNCPNHVVSLTSSTYGALNLDKDPLPQQQCVTVVQPRKSLSRQEPEIINAWELMEGLEEGAPIAIQPKKSSPKPRAFLRGFADLDVKSPLKFLNQIGSPKSGKRSVGKENKGHGNGIARWDCSPKRALKQSNVLESSRKNSPSIRLPVKCDMSKLDLGGVSFRRRSLSPLFDPENVDPGKGEEKIKKMVTESASSWKAKNSEDSESILQVFDKICPPGGENAVVIYTTTLRGIRKTFEDCNIVRSIIESHHVQMFERDVSMDSGFKEELRGLMETKQVKVPVVFVKGRLVGGADEILKLDEEGKLGLLLDRIPRAGVGCQGCSGVRFVMCVKCNGSCKLFNEDGRKTLKCDECNENGLIQCPICC